CCGTCGAGATTGTCACCACCGACCCTCTCGTCAACCCCGCGATTGACCACCGCACAGCCACCGACCCTATCGACTTTGCCGTCTACACTGCCCTCTTCCGCAAGAACAGGGAGCTGTTTGCCGCCCCTGACATGCAGGTTCTCGGCCCTGCCGAGGGCGCCCCTTTTGCCGCTGCCACGACTAACGAGGAGATCATCGAGGTCATGCGTGACCAGATCAACCCCTCGAATGCTCACCAGTGCTGCACTGCCGCCATGTTGCCCAAGTCCCTCGGCGGTGTTGTCAACAGCGAGCAGAAGGTTTACGGCGTCTCGCGTCTCAGAGTCGCTGACATTTCGTTCTGGCCCATGCAGACTGCTGGTTCTCCTCTGGGGACCATGTATGCGGCCGGTGAGAGGCTTGCTGACATGATCAAGGCCGAGTATGGTCTTGCGTAAGTTGTCCTTGTGTAAAAGTAGTGGGAAGGGAGATTTTTGTACATCAAGCTATAGAAATGAATAGATCGTAAACCAGCCCGTCGCTTTTCAACCCCGCCTTTCAGCAGACCTTGACACGGCAACTTTGCAACAGAGTACTCTAGGACATTCGCAAAGGTAACAAGAGCGTGTGAGGCTAGGATTCATTGCTGTTATCATATTGCTTAGGTGCGTACCAAATGCCTGCGGTTGTACAGTCTCCATACACCCCCCAAACGCCGTTAATGCCgccgcccaccaccgccacccctgATCTGTGTAACATCTGTAATGCGTAGATGACTACTACCCCGCGAACACAGCCCAGCCCTCGCTCCGTTTGTGTCCACAAAGGTGTGTCTTGTTGAAATGCGAGGAAAGGCCAGAAGCTCGTATGGTCGGTTTGAATAACTGATCATGTCCAATAAATATGGAATCCAGTGAGCAGTGATTTCTAAGTTGGGGTTGCTGTCATAGCAGTGCTGTATTACTCGCTGTGTTGCTCCACGGTGCGAATCAGCGAATCCGAGGGCTTCACTCTCTGGGCCCATTCCCTGTGACGTCAAAGTtagcaacatcaaccaatTAACGAATACACCTCGGGTAAGAAACTCACGTCCAGCTCCCGTCGTAGACCTTCCTTTTCTCTGGAGAGCCATACTGGGCCTCGTTGAGCGCCGTCTCGAGCACACATGCTGTCACTCCCGTGCCACAACTGGAGATGATGGGTTTTGCCGGGTCAACGCCCTTTTCCTTGAAAACCTGCTTCAGCTTGTCTACAGGAAGGAAGGCCTTGGTCTGGGGATCCAAGACAGCGTCAAAGGGAATGTTGATGGAACCGGGCATGTGTCCCGAAGAAAGCCCCGGTCTTGGCTCAGGGTCCTTGCCGGACCAACGGCCATATGATCTCGCATCCAGAATTTGGACGCCCTCAGCGCCCTCCTTGTTGTAATCAAGAGCTACCTCTCGCACATCCTCAAAGTGTGCCACTTTCGCTTCGTCCATTTCGGGGATGGGGTACGTGCCGCACTCGACAGTCCATACATTCCCCGACTCAGTTGGCAGACCCTGTTCTACCCATAACCTGAAGTTGTTCAAAATATGCACCCGTGGATGGCCAAACGTCTTCAATGTCCAGCCGACTCGGGGCGCACTGAAGATTCCCAGCTCCCTGCTATCGTATACAACCACTGTGTCCTCGTGCCGGATGCCCAGCTCGCTCATGGCCGCAGCGAAGccttttggggttgggagcaTGTGTGGGTATTCGCTGTGCTTGTCGATCACCTTGTCCAGATCAAAGAACCGGGCTTTTGGAATTCGCTTCTCTCGAAAGACGTCGATACCTGTCCGGCCTTCCGGGTCGTTTGGCAGAAACCACGAGGCACACAGAGGAATAACGCGGGGCTCGGACGAGATGGGCGAAGGAGGGGCCTTCTTGAGGGCTTCGGCAAGTTCTTGGGGAGTCACAAGATAGCTGGAAAAAGACCGGCGCACCCCCGCGGCTTTGGCGGCTGGCTGACGAAGCTGCTGCGAGCCAAATCGAGGCAGCGAAACCCGTAAAGGGCGAAGTATAAAGAGAGAAGCCATGGTGGCAGTGTCAATTGGTGCAGTCGCGGAGGATTGGTCTGGTTCTCTGGAAGGGGAGATTTGTGCTTGTAGTTGGAGATGTTTGAGCACGATAAGCGAGCGCCAAGCAGCTGCTTAAACACTCGAACGATGCCGGGCTTTTGGCTCGTTTCTGTTCCCGACAAACTGCTAGGATTCCCTGCACCCGTAGCCGTGACGGGGCCAGGAGGGACGACTGGTTTCCAAGGACAGGCGTTGTCTTGGAGAAAGACAAGTGGGAGAGATGCTTGGTGACGACCCTAGGATTCTGTAGGTGCGGGGTCCAGGACTTGGTTCTTTGTCGTTGAAAGCTgcttgggggggaagaggtggtcggggatttggagagggaaaCTTTTGAAATTCCTGGGGAGggtcgaggagcttgggccacagCAAGCGCCCAATTACGCCATGACCCACTAACACTTGGCTGCCCTTGCAGGGAGAACTGATAACGGCGGCGCCAGCATCTCTCCCGCTCTCAACATCGGATGAGAGACTCCATAGACACTCCAACAGAGACTACCAACAACTAAAACGACCCTATAAGACACCGGATTGTTAGACTCGCCGGAAATCTGCCAGCGATGaaggtcaagatcaagagGTGGAACGCGGTCGCGACATGGCGATGGGATCTTCCCGAAGATGATCTTTGCGGTATCTGCCAGAACCCCTTTGACAACACATGCCCTGCCTGCAAATATCCCGGCGATGACTGCATCCTTTGTGAGTTCCACACAGCCTGCGGCTATCAGCGGAATGGCGTTTGTTGACTTTCTGTGTAACCCAAAGTATCTGGAAAATGCGGCCACAACTTTCACATGGTGAGCAGATGGAGAGCATTCCTGAATGGAGCCGGCGGTTGTACTGATATTGGCTTACAGCACTGCATTCTGGAGTGGATGAAGCAAGACTCAGCCAAGGGACAATGTCCGATGTGTCGACAGAGTAAGCTCGTGGGTTGCCCTTTCTTGCAGCAATTTGTCTAACATCATGGTAGGGTTTGAATGGGCCGACCAAACGAACCAGACGATGAGGGATGCAGCACAGGCTTTGGCCAGTGTGTAGGTTATCGACTTGTCGGTGCCATGCTAAGTTCTACCTTGGGGCATTTTGCATTGGGCGGCGTTGGAGGAAGTACTTCTATATGGTTTTCAtgttttcttcctcgccggtAACATGTACATATATTTACATCCATTTCGGGGTGAGGCTGATAAACTCCTATCATCCCAAGAATACACTGTTTTCAGCTGCCCCCAGACGAGGCGGGCGGGTGGGCCATCCATCGCCCCGTTTTCAGCTCGTACCCTTGACTTAGCGTCACATGCTTGATCACCGGATAGGCGTGCGTCCAGGTCGGTAGATAAGATAAAGGGAATGCGGCGATCTCGTTGACAGCTCCAATTGCCTGCATTGCCATTGCTGCATAGGTCCAACCCGCAAAGCCAACCTTGGTCTTGTCACCCATCTGTCACCCAGGATTGACCAGTAGCGTTTTGTTTGCTTTTATGTTGAATACTCCGCGTGATGGATTGAGGTTCTGCCTAGGCGTCTCAAGGCTGCCCATTTCCCCTAACCTGGTCTTCGCAAGCAATATGCCACACCGAAACGCGCTTTCTCTATCTCTCTATCAATTCCCGCTCGCTGTTAGATTCCCATCTAGCCTACCAAGCCAGAACTATAGCAAAATCAGTCATGACCGGTCCCGCTTTCGAACGACCCAGCTCCGCTGCTGCAGGTTACCACGCCTCTTCCATCCCCCCGAGCCCGCGTCCATCTGTCACTGGCAGGGCCAGCAGATCCAGTCTACGTCGCGACCGGGATAGCCATGATTCCGGCGCCTATCCACGGCCTGCGTCTGCAGCTCTCTCACATAGGACATCTCATGATGAACCCATGTACCgtccgccatcctcctctccgccacaACCGCAGCCTGCGCCCCAACCGACATTCTCCCCGCCCTTTGTGCTCCTCACTTCCACCTCGCATGCTTCGAGCAGGCAGACCGTTCACCATCCGGCGGTTCGGTACATTTTTGCCGATGACGATCCAGAGATCTTGTCTGCCGAGCTGACGCAGTACCACTACACAAAACAAGACGGCAGCGAGGATAAAACTGGTCCCGGTCACCGTGCCGTCATCATAGATATGGATCAACGAGAGGGCGATATTGGGTTTGAAGTAGCCTGGGCAAGCAGCCTATCGCCTGACTGGGCTGTCACATCAGCAAGCATGGCCAAGatggacggcggcggcgggggacTGGTATTAAAGGTAGAAGGAATGAGCCTCGAGCCGCCCATATCTTTGGCcgcttcatcaacaacggGAAAAATGCAGGATTCTGAAGCTGGTGATATGCACTCTTCCGGTGCGAGCGGTGAAGGGCAGCAACGCCGTCCCCAGCCAAAACAaagcccatcatcgtcagATGAATATGGAGCGTTGCTCCAGGACTTTGAGAAGCGGATGGCGGTTCTACGGAGGGTGGCTGAGGTCGGTGCAGAGAGACAGCGAATAATGCGGGAGCATGATCATGGTGACATGGCTCCTGAGGTCTCAGCGGGCCATCAATTTGCTCCTACAGTTGAGGGCTCAGACCGCTTGCAAGATTGAGACGAGAGAG
The sequence above is a segment of the Podospora pseudoanserina strain CBS 124.78 chromosome 5, whole genome shotgun sequence genome. Coding sequences within it:
- the APC11 gene encoding ubiquitin-protein ligase Anaphase Promoting Complex (COG:O; EggNog:ENOG503P57Q), with the translated sequence MKVKIKRWNAVATWRWDLPEDDLCGICQNPFDNTCPACKYPGDDCILLSGKCGHNFHMHCILEWMKQDSAKGQCPMCRQRFEWADQTNQTMRDAAQALASV
- a CDS encoding hypothetical protein (EggNog:ENOG503P4DQ); this translates as MTGPAFERPSSAAAGYHASSIPPSPRPSVTGRASRSSLRRDRDSHDSGAYPRPASAALSHRTSHDEPMYRPPSSSPPQPQPAPQPTFSPPFVLLTSTSHASSRQTVHHPAVRYIFADDDPEILSAELTQYHYTKQDGSEDKTGPGHRAVIIDMDQREGDIGFEVAWASSLSPDWAVTSASMAKMDGGGGGLVLKVEGMSLEPPISLAASSTTGKMQDSEAGDMHSSGASGEGQQRRPQPKQSPSSSDEYGALLQDFEKRMAVLRRVAEVGAERQRIMREHDHGDMAPEVSAGHQFAPTVEGSDRLQD
- a CDS encoding hypothetical protein (COG:V; EggNog:ENOG503NVFN; BUSCO:EOG09263FGN), producing the protein MASLFILRPLRVSLPRFGSQQLRQPAAKAAGVRRSFSSYLVTPQELAEALKKAPPSPISSEPRVIPLCASWFLPNDPEGRTGIDVFREKRIPKARFFDLDKVIDKHSEYPHMLPTPKGFAAAMSELGIRHEDTVVVYDSRELGIFSAPRVGWTLKTFGHPRVHILNNFRLWVEQGLPTESGNVWTVECGTYPIPEMDEAKVAHFEDVREVALDYNKEGAEGVQILDARSYGRWSGKDPEPRPGLSSGHMPGSINIPFDAVLDPQTKAFLPVDKLKQVFKEKGVDPAKPIISSCGTGVTACVLETALNEAQYGSPEKRKVYDGSWTEWAQRVKPSDSLIRTVEQHSE